The Flavobacterium branchiarum genome contains a region encoding:
- a CDS encoding sensor histidine kinase has product MNKMFFRILVLLMSLSLIGIILVQVYWFTSSFKNNDEQFKFHVKQVIGNVADKLQQQEAYSFYDKYNHYKDSTGKVPQKNDLLEFYYVQKNPRTNKTIVYSNSIISEDYNINGSFFDKKFNNERFKNFNSKRTTEIYNNNNIDNSSLQQSLIPDVKIEKSGNLDVLDNAQFEIFFKDIASAMPINERISKEKLQKLLKKELEEYGVKTKFEFGIYSSGIATKIKSDGFKYDKESTYSIPIFADNEGNNKYELSVTFPHKKKFLLSELVSITILSIIFTLIIIIAYTSALNQLIRQKHISEIKTDFINNMTHEFKTPIATINLALDAIKNPKIIEDKEKVFRYLQMIRDENKRMHAQVENVLRISKLEKRELDINKEPTEIHGIIDDAIEHVSLILEDRGGTVTNHFNATRTTALINEVHFTNVLVNILENAIKYSPGIPKIEIFTENIKDMILIKVKDNGLGMSKVAQKRVFEKFYREHTGDLHNVKGHGLGLSYVKRIVEDHNGQVYVESEKGKGSTFIIKIPLIN; this is encoded by the coding sequence ATGAATAAAATGTTTTTTAGAATTCTTGTTTTGTTAATGAGTTTGTCCCTAATTGGGATAATTCTTGTTCAAGTGTATTGGTTTACTTCTTCATTTAAAAATAATGATGAACAGTTTAAATTTCATGTTAAGCAAGTTATTGGGAATGTAGCCGATAAATTACAACAACAGGAAGCGTATAGTTTTTATGATAAATACAATCATTATAAAGATAGTACGGGTAAAGTTCCCCAGAAAAATGATTTATTAGAATTTTATTACGTTCAGAAAAATCCTAGAACTAATAAAACAATTGTATATTCTAATAGTATTATATCAGAAGATTATAATATCAATGGATCGTTCTTTGATAAGAAATTTAATAACGAAAGATTTAAAAATTTTAATTCTAAGCGTACAACAGAAATCTATAATAACAATAATATAGATAATTCGTCTTTACAACAAAGTTTAATTCCAGATGTAAAGATTGAAAAATCTGGTAATCTAGATGTTTTAGATAATGCGCAATTTGAAATATTCTTTAAGGACATAGCTTCGGCAATGCCTATTAATGAAAGAATTTCTAAAGAGAAGTTGCAAAAACTCTTAAAAAAGGAATTAGAAGAATATGGAGTAAAGACTAAATTCGAGTTTGGAATTTACAGCAGCGGTATTGCAACAAAAATTAAATCGGATGGATTTAAATATGATAAGGAATCAACTTATTCAATACCAATTTTTGCTGATAATGAAGGGAATAACAAATATGAATTATCAGTAACATTTCCTCATAAAAAGAAGTTCTTACTGTCAGAATTGGTTAGTATAACAATACTGTCAATAATATTTACGCTTATTATTATAATTGCATATACAAGCGCATTAAATCAGTTGATTCGTCAGAAACATATTTCTGAAATCAAAACAGATTTTATAAACAATATGACGCATGAGTTTAAGACTCCAATTGCAACAATAAATCTGGCTTTGGATGCCATAAAAAATCCTAAGATAATCGAAGATAAAGAGAAGGTGTTTAGGTACCTCCAGATGATACGAGACGAGAATAAAAGAATGCATGCTCAAGTCGAGAATGTATTGCGAATCTCTAAATTAGAGAAAAGAGAATTAGACATTAATAAAGAACCAACCGAAATCCATGGGATTATCGATGATGCAATAGAGCACGTAAGTTTGATTCTTGAAGATAGAGGCGGAACAGTTACGAATCATTTTAATGCTACTAGAACAACGGCATTAATTAATGAAGTACATTTTACTAATGTCTTGGTTAATATATTGGAGAATGCAATTAAGTATTCACCAGGTATTCCTAAAATTGAAATTTTTACAGAGAACATAAAAGATATGATTCTTATAAAAGTAAAAGATAACGGTTTAGGAATGAGTAAAGTGGCTCAAAAAAGAGTTTTTGAGAAATTTTACCGAGAACATACAGGGGATTTACATAATGTTAAAGGACATGGATTAGGCTTATCTTATGTAAAGAGAATCGTAGAAGATCATAATGGTCAAGTCTACGTTGAAAGTGAAAAAGGGAAAGGTAGTACCTTCATAATTAAAATACCACTAATAAATTAA
- a CDS encoding glycosyltransferase gives MVFSLIIPVYNRPDEVDELLESLVLSEYKEPFEVVLVEDGSTLPCDDIVRKYQEKLNISYYFKENSGPGDSRNFGMRKALGDYFIIFDSDCIIPPNYLVEVDKALKEDYVDCFGGPDKALDSFSDIQKAINFAMTSFLTTGGIRGGSEKIGKFQPRSFNMGLSRKGFEASKGFGNIHPGEDPDLSIRLWNLGFETRLFSKAYVYHKRRIDWEKFSIQVNKFGKARPILNSWYPQYNKLTFFFPTFFILGLIFAIILLIFNVDIFLQLYFLYFFMIFIVASIQNKNLKIGFLSVIAVWKQFYGYGTGFLESFIKIIILKKKPQEAFPGLFFKI, from the coding sequence ATGGTGTTTTCTTTAATTATACCTGTGTATAATCGTCCTGACGAAGTTGATGAGCTTTTAGAGAGCTTAGTGTTATCTGAATATAAAGAGCCTTTTGAAGTCGTACTTGTAGAAGACGGTTCAACATTACCATGTGATGATATTGTTCGAAAATATCAAGAAAAATTAAATATATCTTACTACTTTAAAGAGAATTCTGGTCCTGGTGATTCTAGGAATTTTGGAATGCGAAAAGCATTAGGTGATTATTTTATCATTTTTGACTCAGATTGTATCATCCCACCAAATTACTTAGTTGAAGTAGATAAAGCATTGAAAGAAGATTATGTAGATTGTTTTGGAGGTCCTGATAAAGCCTTAGACAGTTTTTCGGATATTCAAAAAGCAATTAATTTTGCTATGACATCATTTCTTACTACAGGAGGAATAAGAGGAGGTTCTGAGAAAATAGGAAAGTTTCAGCCAAGAAGTTTTAATATGGGATTATCTCGTAAAGGATTTGAAGCGTCAAAAGGATTTGGAAATATTCATCCTGGTGAAGATCCAGATTTATCTATACGTTTATGGAATTTAGGTTTCGAAACAAGACTTTTTTCAAAAGCTTACGTATATCATAAGCGAAGAATCGATTGGGAAAAGTTTTCAATTCAGGTTAATAAATTTGGAAAAGCAAGACCAATACTTAACAGTTGGTACCCACAATATAATAAACTTACATTTTTCTTCCCAACATTTTTCATTTTAGGGCTTATTTTTGCAATTATATTGTTGATTTTTAATGTTGACATCTTTTTGCAATTGTATTTTCTTTACTTTTTTATGATTTTTATTGTAGCATCTATTCAAAATAAGAATTTGAAAATTGGCTTTTTATCAGTTATTGCAGTGTGGAAACAGTTTTATGGATACGGAACAGGCTTTTTAGAATCGTTTATTAAGATAATTATTTTGAAGAAAAAACCGCAAGAAGCTTTTCCTGGATTATTTTTTAAAATTTAA
- the recN gene encoding DNA repair protein RecN produces MITSLSIKNYALIEKLTIDFSKGFSIITGETGAGKSIILGALGLVLGKRADLTSLKNKEEKCIIEAHFKISKYNLQAFFEANDLDYEDDTIIRREILPSGKSRAFINDSPVNLQELQELSLYLIDIHSQQQTQELSEESVQFQIIDAIADNLGVIVEYQNILKKYKSDKTKLNSLLKKQSESAKEQEYNTFLLNELVAAQLKSGQQEELEEEFEKLNNVEIIKESIDRSLAIANEEQFGVIQNLNEIKASLHKIATFSTEYQTLSERVTSLAIEFDDVSIELQKASEKLLNDPARLDFISQKLQVIYNLQKKHQVASVDDLIEIQTKLENSVLELGNIEEEIAKLTTSIDQKAAELDVFANKIHENRITAIPLLSEKLITILETLGMPNVRFKIDINYGETYFQNGKDELQFLFSANKGTDFGILKKVASGGEMSRIMLAVKAILAQYSKLPTLIFDEIDTGVSGEIAIRMGEIMKEMSKQMQIFAITHLPQIAAKGDSHFKVFKSTIDDDTQSELKLLSQEERIVEIAQMLSGSVVSDSALNHAKALLN; encoded by the coding sequence ATGATTACTTCATTGTCAATAAAAAATTATGCACTGATTGAAAAATTAACTATTGATTTTTCAAAAGGATTTTCTATAATTACTGGTGAAACAGGAGCAGGAAAATCTATAATATTAGGCGCATTAGGCTTGGTTTTAGGTAAAAGAGCCGATTTGACTTCATTGAAAAATAAAGAGGAAAAATGTATTATTGAAGCGCATTTTAAGATTTCAAAATACAATCTTCAAGCCTTTTTTGAGGCTAATGATTTAGATTATGAAGATGATACTATAATAAGACGCGAAATTTTGCCGTCAGGTAAATCACGTGCTTTTATAAATGACAGTCCAGTAAATCTTCAGGAGTTGCAGGAGTTGAGTTTGTATTTAATAGATATTCACTCGCAACAACAAACTCAGGAATTATCCGAAGAAAGCGTACAGTTTCAGATTATTGATGCAATTGCAGATAATCTAGGTGTTATTGTTGAATATCAGAATATTTTAAAGAAGTATAAATCGGATAAAACAAAACTGAATTCACTGCTTAAAAAACAAAGCGAATCAGCAAAAGAACAAGAGTATAATACTTTTCTTTTGAATGAATTGGTTGCTGCTCAATTAAAATCAGGTCAACAAGAAGAATTAGAAGAAGAATTTGAAAAACTTAACAATGTTGAGATTATCAAAGAATCGATAGATAGGTCATTGGCTATAGCTAATGAAGAACAATTTGGAGTAATTCAAAATCTAAATGAAATTAAAGCATCTTTACATAAAATTGCTACTTTTTCAACAGAATATCAAACTTTATCCGAAAGAGTAACAAGTTTAGCAATTGAATTCGATGATGTATCTATTGAATTGCAAAAGGCATCTGAAAAATTATTAAATGATCCAGCAAGGCTTGATTTTATTAGTCAAAAATTACAGGTTATTTATAATTTACAAAAAAAGCATCAAGTTGCATCGGTTGATGATTTAATTGAAATCCAGACTAAATTAGAAAATTCAGTTCTTGAATTAGGAAATATTGAAGAAGAAATTGCAAAATTGACTACTTCAATTGATCAAAAAGCAGCTGAATTAGATGTTTTCGCTAACAAAATTCATGAAAATAGAATTACTGCAATTCCATTATTGTCCGAAAAGTTAATTACAATTTTAGAAACATTAGGGATGCCAAATGTTCGTTTTAAAATTGATATTAATTACGGAGAGACTTATTTCCAAAATGGAAAGGATGAGCTTCAGTTTTTATTCTCAGCAAATAAAGGAACAGACTTCGGTATACTTAAAAAAGTAGCTTCGGGAGGAGAAATGTCTCGTATTATGTTAGCTGTAAAAGCAATTTTAGCGCAGTATTCAAAACTACCAACCTTAATTTTCGATGAAATCGATACAGGGGTTTCAGGAGAAATAGCTATTAGAATGGGAGAGATTATGAAAGAGATGAGTAAGCAAATGCAAATCTTTGCAATAACCCATTTACCTCAAATTGCGGCCAAAGGAGATTCTCATTTTAAGGTGTTTAAGTCAACAATTGATGATGATACGCAGTCAGAATTGAAGCTTTTATCTCAAGAAGAACGCATTGTAGAAATTGCTCAAATGTTATCAGGGTCAGTTGTTTCTGATTCGGCTTTAAATCATGCTAAAGCCTTGCTCAACTAA
- the coaBC gene encoding bifunctional phosphopantothenoylcysteine decarboxylase/phosphopantothenate--cysteine ligase CoaBC — MSVLNGKKILLGVSGGIAAYKTASLVRLFIKAGAEIQVIMTPASKDFVTPLTLSTLSKNPVHSTFFNQEEENEKWNNHVELGLWADLMLIAPATANTMSKMANGTCDNLLIATYLSAKCPVYFAPAMDLDMYIHPSTLSSFSLLKQFGNTMIPAESGELASGLTGEGRMAEPENIIAFLEADLESKLPLKGKKFLITAGPTYEAIDPVRFIGNHSSGKMGFDIASEAANLGASVILVAGPTNCKVTNATVKVVSVTSAQEMYDACHQYYSDVDVAIAAAAVADYRPKTVASQKIKKASEDFTIELEKTKDILFSLGEIKKNQFLIGFALETENEIENAKLKIQKKNLDLIVINSLQDVGAGFGGKTNKVTFIDRFFTIEPMELKSKEAVATDILNKVIKHFYE, encoded by the coding sequence ATGTCAGTTTTAAACGGTAAGAAAATTTTACTAGGAGTTTCTGGTGGAATTGCAGCCTATAAAACAGCATCATTAGTACGACTTTTTATAAAAGCAGGTGCCGAGATTCAAGTAATCATGACACCTGCTTCTAAGGATTTTGTAACGCCACTTACGTTATCTACCTTATCAAAAAATCCTGTGCATTCTACTTTTTTTAATCAAGAAGAGGAGAATGAAAAATGGAACAATCACGTCGAATTAGGGCTTTGGGCCGATTTGATGCTAATTGCTCCTGCTACCGCAAATACAATGTCAAAAATGGCAAATGGTACTTGTGATAATCTATTAATAGCAACTTATTTATCGGCAAAATGTCCAGTTTACTTTGCACCAGCAATGGATTTGGATATGTATATACATCCTTCTACTTTATCAAGTTTTTCGTTGTTAAAGCAGTTTGGTAATACTATGATTCCTGCTGAGAGTGGGGAGTTAGCTAGCGGATTAACAGGAGAAGGTCGTATGGCTGAGCCAGAAAATATCATAGCTTTTTTAGAGGCTGATTTAGAAAGTAAATTACCGCTTAAGGGAAAAAAGTTTTTAATTACAGCTGGACCAACTTACGAAGCAATAGATCCAGTTCGATTTATAGGAAATCATTCTTCGGGTAAAATGGGATTTGATATTGCCTCAGAAGCAGCAAACTTAGGTGCTTCGGTAATTCTTGTTGCTGGGCCTACAAATTGTAAAGTAACAAACGCAACTGTAAAAGTAGTTTCGGTGACATCTGCGCAAGAAATGTACGATGCGTGCCATCAGTATTACTCAGATGTGGATGTAGCAATTGCAGCAGCAGCGGTTGCAGATTATAGACCAAAAACGGTTGCATCTCAAAAAATAAAAAAAGCTTCAGAAGATTTTACAATTGAGTTAGAGAAGACAAAAGATATCTTGTTTTCATTAGGAGAAATTAAAAAAAATCAGTTTTTAATTGGGTTTGCTTTAGAAACTGAAAATGAAATTGAAAATGCAAAGCTGAAAATTCAGAAAAAAAACTTAGATTTGATAGTTATAAATTCTTTACAGGATGTAGGAGCTGGTTTTGGTGGAAAGACTAATAAAGTAACCTTTATTGATAGGTTTTTTACTATTGAACCAATGGAGTTAAAATCTAAAGAAGCAGTTGCTACTGATATTTTAAATAAAGTGATAAAGCATTTTTATGAATAA
- a CDS encoding DNA-directed RNA polymerase subunit omega: MDLKKTNAPVNTITYNKTTIEEPTGNVYEAITIMAKRANQINSEIKKELTEKLEEFATYNDSLEEVFENKEQIEVSKFYEKLPKPHALAVQEWLDGKTYHRNSNK, from the coding sequence ATGGATTTAAAAAAGACGAATGCTCCAGTAAATACAATTACCTACAATAAAACTACTATTGAAGAGCCTACAGGTAATGTGTATGAAGCGATAACTATTATGGCAAAAAGAGCTAATCAAATTAATTCTGAAATTAAAAAGGAATTGACTGAAAAGTTAGAAGAATTTGCTACGTATAATGATAGTCTTGAAGAGGTTTTTGAAAACAAAGAACAAATTGAGGTTTCTAAGTTTTACGAAAAATTGCCTAAGCCACATGCTTTAGCGGTTCAAGAATGGTTAGATGGTAAAACATACCACAGAAATTCAAACAAATAA
- a CDS encoding outer membrane protein assembly factor BamD, with the protein MKVKNEKKIISVLFVVVLLCSCSDYQKALKNEDVAAKFEVATKMYEAGKYAKAIRLFEQLASSYRGKPQAEKLFYMFSQSYYKTKQYYLAGYQFESFASGYPRSEKVEEAAFLGAKSYSMLSPVYSLDQTDTNKAIDKLQAFIDNYPNSEYLAEANSSLKLLTNKLEKKAFENAKGYNTISDFKSAIVAFDIFIGDYPGTEFKEDALYYKFDSAYQLAVNSISSKMEDRLKVAKTAYGNLIKYKSDTHYKVKADEMNERVEKELQNFTK; encoded by the coding sequence ATAAAAGTAAAAAATGAAAAAAAAATAATATCTGTATTGTTTGTCGTTGTTCTTCTTTGTTCATGTAGTGATTATCAAAAAGCACTAAAAAATGAAGATGTAGCGGCAAAATTCGAAGTGGCAACAAAAATGTATGAAGCAGGGAAGTATGCTAAAGCAATTCGTTTGTTTGAGCAACTAGCATCATCGTATAGAGGGAAGCCTCAGGCAGAGAAATTGTTTTATATGTTTTCGCAGTCGTATTATAAAACGAAACAATATTATTTAGCGGGGTATCAATTTGAAAGTTTTGCTTCAGGATATCCAAGAAGTGAAAAAGTAGAAGAGGCAGCTTTTTTGGGAGCTAAAAGTTATTCGATGTTGTCACCTGTTTATAGTTTAGATCAAACAGATACGAATAAGGCTATTGATAAATTACAAGCTTTTATAGATAATTATCCAAATTCAGAATATTTAGCAGAGGCAAATTCTAGTCTTAAATTGCTAACTAACAAATTGGAGAAAAAAGCATTTGAAAATGCAAAAGGATATAACACTATTTCGGATTTTAAATCGGCAATAGTAGCATTTGATATTTTTATTGGAGATTATCCAGGAACAGAATTCAAAGAAGATGCATTGTATTATAAATTTGATTCAGCATATCAGTTAGCAGTAAACAGTATTTCTTCAAAAATGGAAGACCGTTTAAAAGTAGCTAAAACTGCTTATGGGAATTTAATTAAATACAAAAGTGATACTCATTACAAGGTGAAAGCTGACGAGATGAATGAGAGAGTTGAAAAAGAGTTACAAAATTTTACTAAATAA
- the dapA gene encoding 4-hydroxy-tetrahydrodipicolinate synthase, translated as MQSLIGTGVALVTPFKEDFSIDIEALQRIVNFSVDGGVEYLVVMGTTAENATLTEDEKELVISTVINTNKGRLPLVLGVGGNNTMQVVQELKTRDLSAFEAILSVSPYYNRPTQEGIYQHFKAVAEASPVPVILYNVPGRTASNMLPATVIRLANDFKNVVAIKEAAGDLVQAMQLLKNKPSDFLVISGDDMIALPMILAGGSGVISVIGQGFPKEFSEMIRLGLNRKVNEAFKTQYFLSDCIDMIFEQGNPAGIKQVFKSLGIADNFVRLPLVSVDESLANRIDDFVKKSIK; from the coding sequence ATGCAATCATTAATAGGGACGGGCGTTGCACTAGTAACTCCTTTTAAAGAAGATTTTTCAATTGATATAGAAGCGTTACAAAGGATAGTTAATTTTTCTGTAGATGGAGGAGTTGAATATCTTGTAGTTATGGGGACCACTGCTGAGAATGCAACATTAACAGAGGATGAAAAGGAACTTGTTATTTCGACAGTTATTAATACAAATAAAGGAAGGTTGCCTTTGGTATTGGGAGTTGGAGGAAATAATACAATGCAAGTCGTACAAGAGTTAAAGACTAGAGATTTGTCGGCCTTTGAGGCTATATTATCAGTGTCACCTTATTATAATAGACCAACGCAAGAAGGAATCTATCAGCATTTTAAAGCTGTTGCCGAAGCGTCTCCTGTACCAGTTATTTTGTATAATGTACCAGGGAGAACAGCAAGCAATATGTTGCCAGCAACAGTAATACGTTTGGCAAATGATTTTAAAAATGTAGTTGCAATAAAAGAAGCTGCAGGTGATTTGGTACAAGCAATGCAGTTGCTTAAAAATAAACCAAGTGATTTTCTCGTTATATCAGGAGATGATATGATTGCTTTGCCTATGATTTTAGCAGGAGGCTCAGGTGTGATTTCGGTTATTGGACAAGGTTTTCCTAAAGAATTTTCTGAAATGATCCGTTTAGGATTGAATAGAAAAGTAAATGAAGCATTTAAAACGCAGTACTTTTTATCAGATTGTATTGATATGATTTTTGAGCAAGGCAACCCAGCAGGAATAAAACAAGTGTTCAAATCACTTGGTATTGCTGATAATTTTGTTAGATTGCCACTTGTTTCAGTCGACGAGTCGCTTGCAAATCGCATTGATGATTTTGTTAAAAAAAGCATTAAATAA
- a CDS encoding DUF6913 domain-containing protein, with amino-acid sequence MFLNYIKVFFVKKSLNKNLDNVKNCAFTTDIQTVGLLIDESSFSEKKALLADLVSKGIVEENIKIVVYKDKIDKKEAYTCPTFGIKNLNLKGEITENLLKDFIKEEFDLLISYYDIEKAMLMLVTQNSKAKFKVGFTSIDKRLNRVMIDTNVREHKVFVNELFKYLKNIKPNII; translated from the coding sequence ATGTTTTTAAATTATATAAAGGTTTTTTTTGTAAAAAAATCATTAAATAAAAATCTTGATAATGTAAAAAACTGTGCATTTACCACCGATATACAAACTGTTGGTTTGCTTATAGATGAGAGTAGTTTTTCAGAAAAAAAAGCGTTGCTAGCTGATTTGGTGTCTAAAGGAATTGTTGAAGAGAATATTAAGATTGTTGTTTATAAAGACAAAATCGATAAAAAAGAAGCGTATACTTGTCCAACTTTTGGGATAAAAAATCTTAATTTGAAGGGAGAAATTACCGAAAATTTGTTAAAAGACTTTATAAAAGAAGAATTCGATTTATTAATAAGTTATTATGATATCGAAAAAGCAATGTTGATGCTCGTGACACAAAATTCTAAAGCCAAGTTTAAAGTTGGTTTTACATCAATCGATAAAAGATTAAATCGAGTGATGATTGATACCAATGTTCGGGAACATAAAGTTTTCGTGAATGAATTATTTAAATATTTAAAAAACATTAAACCAAATATAATCTGA
- a CDS encoding 5'-nucleotidase C-terminal domain-containing protein, with protein MVKLKKYNGFLKLFVIFLTFFLGVSCSKQTYQVSKIEGKLIPITTLLLPQTPEIENFIKPYREHINKDLDSVLSFCPETLDKSTGKLQTSIGNFMADACLQRGNLIFKTRENKDIDICFLNHGGIRAILPKGNVTARTAFEIMPFENSLVVMALKGEQILELANYFIAEKKPHPISGMTFTITKNNTPTNILIQGKPIEKDKIYYVATNDYLANGGDSMNFFKKAVQKYDLNYKLRDILIDYFKSVNPIPVPKDIRVRQE; from the coding sequence ATGGTAAAACTAAAAAAGTATAACGGATTTTTAAAACTTTTTGTTATATTCTTAACATTTTTTCTAGGAGTTTCTTGTAGCAAGCAAACGTATCAAGTTTCTAAAATAGAGGGTAAACTAATCCCTATTACAACTCTACTACTTCCTCAAACTCCTGAAATAGAGAATTTCATTAAACCTTACAGAGAACACATTAACAAAGATCTAGATAGTGTTCTTTCTTTTTGTCCTGAAACATTAGACAAAAGTACTGGTAAATTACAGACATCAATTGGTAATTTCATGGCAGATGCCTGTTTACAAAGAGGTAACTTAATCTTTAAAACTAGGGAGAACAAAGATATTGACATTTGCTTCCTTAATCATGGTGGTATACGTGCAATTCTTCCTAAAGGAAATGTTACTGCTAGAACTGCTTTTGAAATTATGCCTTTTGAAAATAGTCTTGTTGTTATGGCATTAAAAGGAGAACAAATTTTAGAATTAGCTAATTATTTTATTGCTGAGAAAAAGCCTCATCCAATTTCTGGAATGACTTTTACAATTACTAAAAACAATACTCCAACAAACATCTTGATCCAAGGAAAACCTATCGAAAAAGATAAAATCTATTATGTTGCTACGAATGATTATTTAGCAAATGGTGGAGATAGCATGAACTTCTTTAAGAAAGCTGTTCAGAAATATGATTTAAATTACAAATTACGAGACATTCTTATTGATTATTTTAAATCTGTTAATCCAATTCCGGTACCAAAAGATATCCGAGTTAGACAAGAATAA
- a CDS encoding bifunctional metallophosphatase/5'-nucleotidase, which produces MKRRDFIEKTAASTALLSLGLSMSSFTSPDVKHITILHTNDVHSHIDPFPADDPRNANMGGVSRRAALIDSIRKENPNVLLLDAGDIFQGTPYFNYYGGELEFKLMSMMKYDASTIGNHDFDNGVDGLYAQMPHAKFEFISSNYDFKNTVMDGLVKPYKIFNKDGIKIGVFGLGIELEGLVDKLMYKETVYNDPVETAHDMVRILKKEQKCDLVICLSHLGYKYRDDATRMCDLKLAEQTQDIDLIIGGHTHTFLDKPTIVKNKAGEDVLVNQVGCYGINVGRIDFYLDNNKTKSSQGKSITV; this is translated from the coding sequence ATGAAAAGAAGAGATTTTATTGAAAAAACTGCTGCTAGTACAGCATTATTGAGTTTGGGTTTATCTATGAGTAGCTTTACATCTCCTGATGTTAAACACATAACTATATTACACACCAATGATGTACATAGCCATATTGACCCTTTTCCTGCCGATGATCCTCGCAATGCAAATATGGGTGGAGTATCAAGACGTGCTGCTTTAATTGATTCAATCCGTAAAGAAAATCCAAATGTTCTTTTATTAGATGCTGGTGATATTTTTCAAGGAACTCCTTACTTTAACTATTATGGAGGAGAATTGGAATTTAAATTAATGAGCATGATGAAATATGATGCTTCTACAATTGGTAATCATGATTTTGATAACGGTGTAGATGGCTTATATGCTCAAATGCCTCATGCAAAATTTGAATTTATCTCTTCTAACTACGATTTTAAAAATACCGTGATGGACGGTCTTGTAAAACCGTATAAAATTTTCAACAAAGATGGTATCAAAATAGGTGTTTTTGGTCTTGGTATTGAACTAGAAGGTTTAGTAGATAAGCTTATGTACAAAGAAACTGTTTACAATGATCCTGTTGAAACTGCACACGACATGGTTAGAATTCTTAAAAAGGAACAGAAATGTGATTTAGTTATTTGTCTATCGCATTTGGGATACAAATATCGTGATGATGCTACTAGAATGTGTGATTTAAAATTGGCTGAACAAACTCAAGATATTGATTTAATCATTGGCGGACACACTCATACTTTTCTTGACAAACCAACTATTGTAAAAAACAAAGCTGGTGAGGATGTTTTAGTTAATCAAGTTGGTTGTTATGGAATTAACGTAGGTAGAATTGACTTTTATCTAGACAACAATAAGACAAAATCATCACAAGGAAAATCAATTACTGTTTAA
- a CDS encoding lysoplasmalogenase family protein — protein sequence MKANTPSLILYFLSLTFAIIFDFLEEDFIGMYAKAIVVPSIFIYYLITTNYKINLIQGLIFALCFTGEVFSLMEVDATEFGSLFCFLSVYLLFLKLIFDDNRKIKLRKNDILPVAIVVLFILYLLISVLGLQYEKIKEYHFIYTVYGIVLSMLGCISFISYISKGTYLTLLLTIMTACFIFSDVFFIFNQSFDHSIVLVLIRDVTQMLAYYFMVRYFIQKRIENIRVRN from the coding sequence ATGAAAGCTAATACCCCCTCATTAATCCTTTACTTTTTATCGTTAACATTTGCAATTATCTTTGATTTCTTGGAAGAAGATTTTATAGGTATGTATGCAAAGGCAATTGTTGTGCCTTCAATATTTATATATTATCTTATAACGACCAATTATAAGATAAATTTAATTCAGGGACTTATTTTTGCCTTATGTTTTACAGGAGAGGTATTTAGTTTAATGGAGGTTGATGCCACAGAGTTTGGCTCTCTTTTTTGTTTTTTATCAGTCTATTTATTGTTTTTGAAACTAATTTTTGATGATAATCGAAAAATAAAACTAAGAAAAAACGACATATTGCCAGTAGCAATAGTCGTTCTTTTCATTTTATATTTATTGATTTCTGTCTTGGGTTTACAATATGAGAAAATCAAAGAATATCATTTTATTTATACTGTGTATGGGATTGTGTTAAGTATGTTAGGATGTATTTCATTTATTAGTTATATATCCAAAGGTACCTATTTAACACTTTTGCTGACGATAATGACAGCTTGTTTTATCTTTTCGGATGTCTTTTTTATATTTAATCAATCTTTTGATCATTCAATAGTATTAGTGCTAATTCGAGATGTAACTCAAATGTTAGCTTACTATTTTATGGTAAGATATTTTATCCAAAAAAGAATAGAAAACATTCGAGTAAGAAATTAA